Within Massilia endophytica, the genomic segment AGGCACCACTACCTGTCGCGCAAGCACTACCGCTCGGGCGCCGCCTTCCTGCGCTGGTACGGTGCGGCGGGCCAGCCGGTGCTGTCGGCGCTGCCCGAGGGCGTGATCGGCGTGGATGAAAGCAGCGCGCTGTGCCGCATTCCCACGGTGCGCGACCACGGCGGCGTGCCGATCGATTTCGGCGTCGAAGTGGGGCTGGACCATGCGCGCAGCGGCGACAAGGGCGCCAACCGGCACGGCCGTGTGCGCACGGCGGGCCGCTTCGTGAAGATCCAGCTGGTGCCGTCCTGCGGCATGGTCCTGCTGCCCGAATCGGTGCGGCTGCAGCCTGCCAACGGGCCCACCACCTTTTCCTATGCCTTCAATTGCGACGGGCTCACCGCGTTCAGCGGCGAAGCGGGCAGCCACACCCAGCTGTGGAACGGCGTCTATGGCGGGCTCGCCAACCGCCTGGTGGAAGCGAGCGGCGGCGAGCCCTATCCCGGCACCCGCACCGACACGGTCGCCGCCCAGCTTCTCACGTCGCAAGGACCAGTCTCGTCAAACATGCTCTGGAATAACGGAAACGGGCTCCAGGGCGCGGGAACCGTGCGGGTCGTCAACCCGCTCGAGCTGTAAGCAGTACCCCTTCAACCACAAGGAGAAACCTCATGAGCAATTACTCGAAAGTGCAATTCATTTCCTGGGAAATCCATACCGGCCCCAACGAGTCGAAGGCGAAAGCCTTCTACGACGGCGCCTACAACCCGAAAGTGAGCGACAAGCGCCTCGACATCTACGGCCAGTGCTGCGACATCGAAGCCCGCGTCAAGTTCACGGCGGACGCCATCGACAAGGCGCGCCGCAGCATCGTGCCCGATCCCACCACGCTGAAGGTCTTCATGGCGCCCGAATTCCTGTTCCGCGGCGCGGGCGGCGCCTATCTGCATGACCTGATCAACGGCTGGGAGCGCGGCGCACCGGCCGACTTCCTGGTGCCCGACGCCTACAAGGCCAAATGGGGCGGCCTGTTCGGCGAACTGCGCGCCCTGGTGGCCAAGGCCGACTACGAGGACTGGCTCTTCGTGTTCGGCACCGCCATCAGCGCCAGCTTCCCCACCCGCAGCAAGACCGACCCGAACTTCGACCTGACGAAGAAGGGCGAGATCTACAACTCGGCCCTGATCCAGCGCGGCGGTCCTTCGCACGGCGCCCACACCTATGTCTCGCGCAAGCACTACATGTCGGACATCGACTTCGTGAACGAGTACAGCTCGAGCAAGCTGCACAACATGGGCAATGTGAAGCCTTTCGATCCGGCGGGCCTGGTGCCGCGCGATATCCTGGGCGTGAACGAGGCGGGCGCCGTGTTCCGCATCGACACCATCAACGGCCCGGCGGGCAAGCCCATCGATTTCGGCATCGAGATCTGCAAGGACCACCTGTACAGCGACGGCAACGAGGCGCATGACTATGGCCGCATCCGCACCTCGAACCAGTTCGTGAAGATCCAGCTGGTGCCCTCCGGCGGCGCCGCGCTGGAGGAAGCCTCGATCCGCCTGCAGCCGGGCACGGGTTCCACGCCCACCTCCTATGCCTTCAACTGCGACGGCATGAACGGCGCGAGCTATCCGGGCAGCCACACGCAGATCTGGAACGGGACCGCCGCCCCCAACCACCTGGTGGAAGCCACCAACGGCAGGGCCTTCGCGGACACGCGGGTGGTGGACGTCGCCTCCCGGGTGGATACTTCCTGGGGCCCGGTCAACGGCGAGCAGCTCTGGAACAGCGGCCAGGGCGTGGCGGGCGCCGGCCAGGTGCGCATCATCAAGGCGCTGCCGCTGTAATCGCGGCCACGGCAATAAAAAAGCCAACCCTCGGGTTGGCTTTTTCTTGTGCGGCGGCGAAGCTTACTTTTTCTTCTTCGGCGCCAGCACCATGATCATCTGGCGGCCTTCCATCTTCGGGAACTGCTCGACCTGGCCGTGCGGCTCGAGGTCGGCCTTCAGACGCTCCAGCATGCGCATGCCGATGTCCTGGTGGGCCATTTCACGGCCGCGGAAGCGCAGCGTGATCTTGGTCTTGTCGCCGTCTTCCAGGAACTTGATGAGGTTGCGCAGCTTGATGTTGTAGTCGCCATCGTCGGTGCCCGGACGGAATTTGACTTCCTTGACCGAAATCACCTTCTGCTTCAATTTGGCTTCGTGCGCCTTCTTCTGTTCCGAATACTTGAACTTGCCGTAGTCCATCAGACGGCAGACCGGCGGATTCGCGGTCGGCGCGATTTCCACCAGGTCAACGTTCGCCTCTTCCGCGAGGCGGAAGGCTTCGGCCAGGCTCACGATGCCCAGCGGCTCATTGTTTACACCGGATAAACGCATTTCCGGTGCCGTGATTTCGCCATTGATGCGATGCGACTTGTCAGTAGCTATTGCAGTTTCCTTTAAAAATGATTGAGCGGCCGGTAAGACAGAGTTCGTCAGGCTTTGGAAGCGACGTCAGACTGGAGTCGTTCCACCAGGGCCTCGATCGACATGACGCCCAGATCGACATTGCCCCGGGCACGCACGGCCACGGTGTTGGCATCCCGTTCCTTATCGCCAACCACTAGAATGTATGGCAATTTTTGCACGGAATGTTCGCGTATTTTATACGTTATCTTCTCGTTGCGCAAATCAGCCGTGACGCGGAAGCCAGCCTTCTTCAGCTGCGCTTCCAGGCCTTTGACGTAGTCGGCCTGGGCATCGGAGATGTTCAGGATGGCGACTTGCACTGGAGCAAGCCACATCGGCAGCGCGCCCGCATAGTTCTCGATCAGGATGCCGATGAAGCGCTCCAGCGAGCCCACGATGGCCCGGTGCAGCATGACGGGGGTCTTGCGGGTGTTGTCCACGTCCACGTACTCGGCGCCCAGGCGCTCGGGCATGAAGAAGTCCACCTGCATGGTGCCCACCTGCCATGGACGGCCCAGGGAATCCTTCAGGTGGTACTCGATTTTCGGGCCGTAGAAGGCGCCCTCGCCCGGCAGCTCGGTCCAGGTCACGCCGCAGGCGCGCAGGCCGTGGCGCAGGGCCTCTTCGGCCTCGTTCCAGATCTCGTCCGAACCGATGCGGTTGTCCGGGCGCAGGGCCAGCTTGACTTCGATGTTGGTGAAGTCGAAGTCGGCATACACTTCCATGGCCTGCTGGTGGAAGGCCACCACTTCCGGCTCAATCTGCTCGTGGGTGCAGAAGATGTGGCCGTCGTCCTGGGTGAAGCCGCGCACGCGCATGATGCCGTGCAGCGCACCCGAAGGCTCGTTGCGGTGGCACTGGCCGAATTCGCCGTAGCGCAGCGGCAGGTCGCGGTAGGAGCGCAGGTCGCTGTTGAAGATCTGCACGTGGCCCGGGCAGTTCATGGGCTTGAGCGCGTAGGAACGGTTCTCGGACTCCGTCACGAACATGTTCTCGCGGTAGTTGTCCCAGTGGCCGGTCTTGCCCCACAGGCTCGCGTCCAGGATCTGCGGCGCCTTCACTTCCTGGTAGCCGTTGTCCTGGTACTTCTTGCGCATATACTGCTCCACCTGCTGCCAGATGGTCCAGCCCTTCGGATGCCAGAACACCAGGCCCGGCGCCTCGTCCTGGAAGTGGAAGAAGTCCAGCTGCTTGCCCAGCTTGCGGTGGTCGCGCTTCTCCGCTTCCTCCAGCATGTGCAGGTACTGCTCCTGCTCTTCCTTCCTGGCCCAGGCCGTGCCGTAGACACGCTGCAGCATCTCGTTCTTGGAGTCACCGCGCCAGTAGGCGCCCGCGAGCTTCATCAGCTTGAAGACCTTGAGCTTGCCGGTGGACGGCACGTGCGGGCCGCGGCACAGGTCAGTGAAGCTGCCTTCGCTGTACAGGGACACGTCCTCGTTCGCCGGAATGGAGGCGATGATCTCGGCCTTGTAGTTCTCGCCGATGGACTTGAAATAGGCCACGGCCTCGTCGCGCGGCAGCACCTTGCGCGTGACCGGCTCGTCCTTCTTGGCCAGTTCGGCCATCTTCTTCTCGATGGCCTGCAGGTCTTCCGGGGTGAAGGGGCGCTTGTAGGAGAAGTCGTAGTAGAAGCCGTTCTCGATGACGGGGCCGATGGTGACCTGCGCATCCGGGAAGAGCTCTTTCACCGCGTAGGCCAGCAGGTGGGCGGTGGAGTGGCGGATCACGTCCAGGCCTTCCGGGTCCTTGTCGGTGACGATGGCCAGATCGACATCCTTGTCGATCAGGTAGGAGGTGTCGACCACCTTGCCGTCGACCTTGCCGGCCAGGGCGGCTTTACCGAGGCTGGTGCTGATGTTGGACGCCACCTGGGCCACGGTGAGGGGCGCGTCGAACTGACGGACGGAACCATCGGGAAGTCGGACTGAAACCATCATGATCTCCAATTGGGATGCTGCTGAATACTGCGGACGAAAAAAAACGCGGACTAGCCGCGTTTTTCTTCAAAATTGACAAGCAAAAGAAAGCCGATCGACTAGCGTCACTCACTAACCAAGCTGGTAGTTCGCGGTGTCATAACCGGATTGCCTTTCTCGCTCTTACATTGTGTGTTCTGGTGGGCGGTGCAGAATTCGAATCTGCGACCCCTTGGATGTCGACCAAGTATTCTAACCAGCTGAACTAACCGCCCGATGGCCAGCATTATAGAGAGCCCCCAAAATAAAAACAAGGGCTTTTTCATAGGAAACCTCCTGTTGCCCCGCATGCTATATTAGAAGGCATGAACGACGCGGCTCACCTGCACGCCCACCTGAAGGGCGACGCCAAGCACAAACACTACCGCGCCGACCGCTCCCTCAGGATACTGGCCTGGGCGCTGGGGCTGACACTGGGCTTTGCCGGTGTCGAGGTTTTCGCGGGCTTCCTCTCCAATTCCCTGGCCCTGATCTCGGACGCCGGCCATATGGTCACGGACGCGGCCTCGCTCGGCCTGGCGCTCCTGGCGCAGTTCATCGCCAAGCGTCCGCCCTCCTCCCGCTATTCCTTCGGCTACGGCCGCGCGGAAGCGCTGGCCGCTTTCGTGAACGGGCTGGCCATGCTCTTCGTGGTGGGTTGGATCGTGTTCGAGGCCGCGCACCGCTTCGCCGCGCCGCAGGCCGTGCAGGGCGAGACGGTGTTCATTGTCGCGGCCATCGGCCTCGGGGTGAACCTGCTGGTGGCCTGGGTATTGTCCAAGGACCGCGACAGCATGAATACGCGCGCCGCCTTCATTCACGTGCTGGGCGACATGCTGGGCTCCGTCGCCGCGCTGGTGGCGGGCGCGGTGATCTGGTACACGGGCTGGATGCAGATCGACCCGCTGCTGTCGGTGCTGGTGTCGCTGCTGATACTGAAGTCCACCATCGGCATCCTGCGCGAATCGGGACATCACCTGATGGAAGGCGTGCCCCTGCATATCGATTACGAGCAGCTGGGGGCCGACCTGGAGGCGGTGGACGGCGTGGTGTCCGTGCACGACCTGCACGTGTGGGACATGTCCCCGGGCGAACCGGCGCTGATCGGCCATGTGGAGGTGCCGGAATTGCAGGCCTGGCCGAAGACGCTGAAAGCCATCCGCGCCATGCTGCTGGCGAAGCATGGCATCGACCACGTGACGCTGCAGGCGGAAGTGGCCGGCCGCCAGGGCCGGCCCCACGACTAAGCGCGGCGCGCTTCGAGAACGCCGCTCACTTCCGAAATCGCCGACAAGGCCTTCTGCAGCTGGCTGGTGGAGCCTATCTCCGCCGTGAAGGTCATGCGCGCCTGCCCTTTCGAGCTCTGGGTGTTCACGCCGATCACATTGATCTTCTCGCGCGAGAAGACCTCCGAGATATCGCGCAGCAGGCCCTGGCGGTCGCCCGCCAGCACGAACATATCGACCGGGAAGACGGTGTCCGTGCGCGTATTGCCCCATTCGGTGACGATGACGCGCTCCGGCGCCTTCGCCCGCATCTCGGCGAAGTTCTTGCAGCTCAGGCGGTGAATCGACACGCCCTTGCCGCGCGTGACGAAGCCCACGATGGGGTCCGGGGGCGCGGGCTTGCAGCACTTGGCCAGCTGCGTCATCAGGCCGTCCGTGCCCACCACCAGCACGCCCGACTTGGCGCCCTGCTCCGTGCTGGACGCACGGCTCTTGTTGAGCACCACCGCATCCTGCGGCTCCGCCGATTCCACGGGGTCGTGCAGCGCCTGCTCCACGTGGCGCAGGCTGAATTCGTCCTTGCCCACGGCGAGGAAAAGATCGTCCACCTTGGAGAAGCCCAGCTTCTGCGCCAGCGATTCCAGGTTCACGGCCGTCTTGCCTTCGCGCTGGAGCGACTTCTCCACCAGCGAGCGGCCATGCGCCAGCGTTTCCTGCACGTCGATGGCATGGAACCATGCGCGCACCTTGGCGCGCGTGCGACTGCTCACCGTGTACTCGGGGCTCAGCCAGTCGCGCGAAGGGCCCGCCGTTCCGGGCGCGCCTTTGGCGGTGATGATCTCGCAGGTCTGGCCGCTGCGCAGCGGCGTGTTCAGCGGCACCATCACGCCGTCCACCTTCGCGCCGCGGCAGCGGTGGCCCACGTCGCTGTGCAGGTGGTAGGCGAAGTCGATGGGCGTGGCGCCCACCGGCAGCTCCAGCACGCGCGCCTGAGGCGTGAGCACGAAGATGCGGTCGTCCAGCGAGGCGGACTTGAGCTTCTCCACCCACTCGCGCTGGATCTCCTCCTGGCCCACCACGGCATCGGCCACGTCGGTCTTCCAGGCCAGCAGCTGGCGCAGCCAGGCGATCTTCTCGTCGTACTTCTGGCCCTGGAAGTTCGAACCACCCTCCTCCTTGTAGCGCCAGTGCGCCGCCACGCCGTATTCGGCGAAGTTGTGCATCTCCTGGGTGCGGATCTGCACTTCGAGGGGACGGCCGTCGTCCGCCGTCACCACGGTGTGCAGGGACTGGTAGCCGTTCGGTTTCGGGCGCGAGATATAGTCGTCGAATTCCTTCGGGATGGGCGTCCAGATGTTGTGCACAACGCCCAGCACGGTGTAGCAGGTCTTCACATCCTTCACGATCACGCGGAAGGCGCGCACGTCGTACAGCTCGGAGAAGTCCAGCTCCTTGCCCTTCATCTTGTTCCAGATGCTGTAGATATGCTTGGGCCGCCCGAACACTTCGGCCGTGATGCCCGCGGCCGACAGCTCGCGCTGCAGGCGCTCGATGGACGAGGTGACGAAGCTCTCGCGCATCATGCGCTTCTCTTCCAGCATCTTGGCGATGCGCTTGTAGTTTTCCGGCTCGATGAAGCGGAAGGACAGATCCTCCAGCTCCCACTTGATCTGCCAGATACCCAGGCGGTTGGCGAGCGGCGCGTACAGGTCCAGCGTTTCGCGGCCGTAGGCGCGGGTCATCTCGTTGAAAAGCTTGATGTCCGCGAAATAGCGCAAGGTGGTGACGCAGGAGGCGAGGCGCACCAGAACCACGCGCATGTCCGACGCCATGGCC encodes:
- the infC gene encoding translation initiation factor IF-3, producing the protein MATDKSHRINGEITAPEMRLSGVNNEPLGIVSLAEAFRLAEEANVDLVEIAPTANPPVCRLMDYGKFKYSEQKKAHEAKLKQKVISVKEVKFRPGTDDGDYNIKLRNLIKFLEDGDKTKITLRFRGREMAHQDIGMRMLERLKADLEPHGQVEQFPKMEGRQMIMVLAPKKKK
- the thrS gene encoding threonine--tRNA ligase, with translation MVSVRLPDGSVRQFDAPLTVAQVASNISTSLGKAALAGKVDGKVVDTSYLIDKDVDLAIVTDKDPEGLDVIRHSTAHLLAYAVKELFPDAQVTIGPVIENGFYYDFSYKRPFTPEDLQAIEKKMAELAKKDEPVTRKVLPRDEAVAYFKSIGENYKAEIIASIPANEDVSLYSEGSFTDLCRGPHVPSTGKLKVFKLMKLAGAYWRGDSKNEMLQRVYGTAWARKEEQEQYLHMLEEAEKRDHRKLGKQLDFFHFQDEAPGLVFWHPKGWTIWQQVEQYMRKKYQDNGYQEVKAPQILDASLWGKTGHWDNYRENMFVTESENRSYALKPMNCPGHVQIFNSDLRSYRDLPLRYGEFGQCHRNEPSGALHGIMRVRGFTQDDGHIFCTHEQIEPEVVAFHQQAMEVYADFDFTNIEVKLALRPDNRIGSDEIWNEAEEALRHGLRACGVTWTELPGEGAFYGPKIEYHLKDSLGRPWQVGTMQVDFFMPERLGAEYVDVDNTRKTPVMLHRAIVGSLERFIGILIENYAGALPMWLAPVQVAILNISDAQADYVKGLEAQLKKAGFRVTADLRNEKITYKIREHSVQKLPYILVVGDKERDANTVAVRARGNVDLGVMSIEALVERLQSDVASKA
- a CDS encoding cation diffusion facilitator family transporter; this translates as MNDAAHLHAHLKGDAKHKHYRADRSLRILAWALGLTLGFAGVEVFAGFLSNSLALISDAGHMVTDAASLGLALLAQFIAKRPPSSRYSFGYGRAEALAAFVNGLAMLFVVGWIVFEAAHRFAAPQAVQGETVFIVAAIGLGVNLLVAWVLSKDRDSMNTRAAFIHVLGDMLGSVAALVAGAVIWYTGWMQIDPLLSVLVSLLILKSTIGILRESGHHLMEGVPLHIDYEQLGADLEAVDGVVSVHDLHVWDMSPGEPALIGHVEVPELQAWPKTLKAIRAMLLAKHGIDHVTLQAEVAGRQGRPHD
- a CDS encoding RelA/SpoT family protein, whose protein sequence is MVSIAALNSATSEQLVQGLSSDECLRMQAALDAAHEAYSGKTASSGQPAFEFAVGVASTLAYLRTDVETRIAGLMFELTVLEPAQAPFIEQRFGKEVDDLVGGVRQLIRLRELTQASAAKDARGKNAAQQAVAQMETLRKMLLAMASDMRVVLVRLASCVTTLRYFADIKLFNEMTRAYGRETLDLYAPLANRLGIWQIKWELEDLSFRFIEPENYKRIAKMLEEKRMMRESFVTSSIERLQRELSAAGITAEVFGRPKHIYSIWNKMKGKELDFSELYDVRAFRVIVKDVKTCYTVLGVVHNIWTPIPKEFDDYISRPKPNGYQSLHTVVTADDGRPLEVQIRTQEMHNFAEYGVAAHWRYKEEGGSNFQGQKYDEKIAWLRQLLAWKTDVADAVVGQEEIQREWVEKLKSASLDDRIFVLTPQARVLELPVGATPIDFAYHLHSDVGHRCRGAKVDGVMVPLNTPLRSGQTCEIITAKGAPGTAGPSRDWLSPEYTVSSRTRAKVRAWFHAIDVQETLAHGRSLVEKSLQREGKTAVNLESLAQKLGFSKVDDLFLAVGKDEFSLRHVEQALHDPVESAEPQDAVVLNKSRASSTEQGAKSGVLVVGTDGLMTQLAKCCKPAPPDPIVGFVTRGKGVSIHRLSCKNFAEMRAKAPERVIVTEWGNTRTDTVFPVDMFVLAGDRQGLLRDISEVFSREKINVIGVNTQSSKGQARMTFTAEIGSTSQLQKALSAISEVSGVLEARRA